One part of the Nostoc sp. PCC 7120 = FACHB-418 genome encodes these proteins:
- a CDS encoding RluA family pseudouridine synthase has protein sequence MPFTEVLHPLSDFIEYDLTDDDLSGNYWYEGYCLQYGDLLRLPRTALVEAIAHSLMQCLAKDERYCREGKMYGILLVELPTGERRVLKAFSGLLNGQSVFDGWVPPIPGREQVAIQEGHTLAELDAIKQELTTLKQLPERQEYETIFREFEQQLQAMSDRHRYRKHQRQQTRQLLSESLLPAALTIALEQLNEESRQDGIERRRLKQERDTALQALKEAIASANIKIQNLKQKRKALSQQLQSQMHAAYSLMNFLGQSVSLQQLMPNGLPTGTGDCCAPKLLHYAATHGLKPLAMGEFWWGSSCQDKIQGEFYGACVERCQPLMGFLLSGLKPTRNLEKEQINVIYEDEWLIAVNKPSGLLSVPGRYIDTQDSVLSRLRHMLPEEEMLAAVHRLDQDTSGILLLARDSQTYRQFSQQFQQRQVYKVYEAILAGVINTDTGIIDLPLWGDPENRPYQQVDWQRGKPSVTNFREIAREGDYTRVEFVPLTGRTHQLRVHASDVQGLGVVILGDRFYGCTAKANRLHLHARELSFLHPRSGKTIHLHIKTPF, from the coding sequence ATGCCTTTTACCGAGGTTTTACACCCGTTATCAGATTTTATTGAATATGATTTGACCGATGATGACTTATCAGGTAACTATTGGTATGAAGGGTATTGTCTGCAATATGGTGATTTATTGAGGTTGCCTCGTACTGCTTTAGTAGAGGCGATCGCTCATAGTTTAATGCAATGCCTTGCTAAGGATGAACGATATTGCCGTGAAGGCAAAATGTATGGCATCTTGCTAGTTGAACTACCCACAGGTGAAAGACGAGTACTAAAAGCTTTCTCTGGGTTGCTAAATGGTCAAAGTGTTTTTGATGGCTGGGTTCCACCAATTCCGGGAAGAGAACAAGTTGCCATACAAGAGGGGCATACTTTAGCTGAGTTAGATGCTATTAAACAAGAATTGACTACCCTCAAGCAACTACCAGAAAGACAAGAGTACGAAACTATTTTTCGAGAGTTTGAGCAGCAGTTGCAAGCAATGAGCGATCGCCATCGTTATCGCAAACATCAACGACAACAAACACGCCAGTTATTGAGCGAATCTCTCTTGCCAGCAGCACTCACTATTGCCCTTGAACAGCTTAACGAAGAAAGTCGCCAGGATGGAATTGAACGACGGCGACTAAAGCAGGAACGAGACACAGCTTTGCAGGCATTAAAGGAAGCGATCGCCTCAGCAAATATTAAAATACAAAACCTCAAACAGAAGCGGAAAGCTTTATCTCAGCAATTACAGTCGCAAATGCACGCTGCTTACTCCCTGATGAATTTTTTGGGGCAATCTGTATCATTACAGCAATTGATGCCGAATGGTTTACCTACAGGAACGGGAGACTGTTGTGCGCCAAAACTCTTACACTATGCAGCAACGCATGGACTTAAACCCCTAGCAATGGGTGAATTTTGGTGGGGTTCATCCTGTCAAGACAAAATTCAGGGTGAATTTTATGGCGCTTGTGTGGAACGTTGTCAGCCGTTGATGGGATTTTTGTTGTCGGGTTTGAAACCTACGCGAAACCTTGAAAAAGAACAAATTAATGTGATTTATGAGGACGAATGGTTAATTGCTGTGAACAAACCTTCGGGGTTGTTATCAGTTCCTGGTCGTTATATTGATACCCAGGATAGCGTTCTTAGCCGTTTGCGTCATATGTTACCTGAGGAAGAGATGCTCGCTGCTGTGCATCGCTTAGATCAAGATACCTCTGGTATTCTCTTACTGGCACGAGATAGCCAAACTTATCGTCAATTTAGCCAGCAGTTTCAACAGCGACAAGTTTACAAGGTTTATGAAGCCATACTTGCCGGTGTTATCAACACAGACACAGGGATAATCGATTTACCATTGTGGGGAGATCCAGAGAATCGACCTTATCAGCAAGTTGATTGGCAACGTGGTAAACCTAGCGTGACAAACTTTCGTGAGATCGCCAGGGAAGGAGATTACACCCGTGTAGAATTTGTACCACTCACCGGACGCACCCATCAATTAAGAGTTCATGCGTCAGATGTGCAAGGATTGGGAGTGGTAATTTTAGGCGATCGCTTTTATGGTTGCACTGCTAAAGCAAATCGATTACACTTGCACGCCAGAGAACTCTCCTTTCTGCATCCACGCTCAGGAAAAACAATTCACTTACACATAAAAACACCATTTTAA